In Hydractinia symbiolongicarpus strain clone_291-10 chromosome 15, HSymV2.1, whole genome shotgun sequence, one DNA window encodes the following:
- the LOC130628711 gene encoding sodium-dependent phosphate transport protein 2B-like, translating to MERYTDIRLYPINNASQWPSVTYRYHKQLTKTDLTTREKFKRVLVTTAKIIVLLGLLYLFICSLSFLGSAFQLLGGKTAGKAFTSDSLISNPVAGLMLGVLTTVLLQSSSTTTSIIVAMVSSGLIYVQPAIPIAMGANIGTSVTNTIVAIGQIADKDQFRRAFAGATVHDMFNLLSVVVLLPLEVLTGYLYRLTKVIIESTIDLTTEAHEEYKKDLLKVITKPFTNIIIQLDKKVIEAIATGDESANEKSLVKYWCDKGVKVNMTALANVTTTKNITSLMNVTVSVNVTVLTNVTQWKLVHKEPCKFLLHGTGLSDTIVGVIMLVIALVILCTCLVFMVKTLNSLLSGHIAMVIKKTFSSNFPRPFGFLTGYVAILVGAGMTMLVQSSSIFTSALTPLVGLGIVPLKKVYPLTLGSNIGTTATSILAALASVGDLKLSLRIALCHLFFNISGILIWYPIPFMRKVPINLAKKLGNTTAQYRWFAIAYLIIVFFILPTTTFALSLAGWRIFVGIMVPVACLLVFIIIVNILQAKKKHFLPKIFQSWDWAPLACRSLEPYDKLLTRIRNLCKRQPSELEPKKLTETYSCDDIAKKELKDIS from the exons ATGGAAag ATATACAGACATACGGCTGTACCCAATAAATAACGCGTCACAGTGGCCATCTGTTACCTATCGATATCACAAACAGTTAACAAAAACGG ACTTGACTACAAGAGAAAAATTTAAACGTGTCTTAGTTACCACTGCAAAGATCATTGTATTACTTGGCCTgttgtatttgtttatttgctcGCTCAGTTTTTTGGGATCAGCTTTTCAACTTTTAGGTGGAAAAACTGCAG GTAAAGCGTTTACATCTGACAGCTTAATATCAAATCCGGTTGCCGGACTAATGCTTGGTGTTCTAACAACCGTTCTACTACAAAGTTCATCCACAACTACTTCCATTATTGTTGCCATGGTATCGTCGGGGc TTATTTATGTACAACCGGCAATCCCAATTGCGATGGGTGCAAATATCGGAACAAGCGTAACTAACACAATCGTTGCTATTGGTCAAATCGCCGACAAAGATCAATTTCGACGTGCGTTCGCTGGGGCTACAGTACACGACATGTTTAATTTGCTGAGCGTAGTCGTGTTATTGCCATTGGAAGTATTAACTGGATATTTGTATCGGTTAACGAAAGTAATCATCGAGTCCACTATAGATTTAACTACAGAAGCGCACgaagaatacaaaaaagacCTGCTCAAAGTCATAACTAAGCCTTTTACAAATATAATTATTCAACTGGACAAAAAGGTAATTGAGGCAATAGCTACAGGCGATGAATCTGCCAATGAAAAATCTTTAGTGAAATATTGGTGCGACAAAGGCGTGAAAGTTAACATGACAGCGCTAGCTAATGTCACGACGACCAAAAACATCACGTCATTAATGAATGTGACAGTTAGTGTCAACGTCACTGTACTAACAAATGTCACACAATGGAAGCTGGTGCACAAAGAACCATGTAAATTCCTCTTGCACGGCACTGGACTTTCTGACACTATAGTCGGCGTCATTATGCTTGTCATCGCTTTGGTAATTTTATGCACGTGTTTAGTTTTTATGGTCAAGACATTAAACTCTCTTCTCAGCGGGCATATTGCAATGGTGATTAAAAAGACATTCAGTTCGAATTTTCCAAGACCATTTGGATTTTTAACAGGCTATGTTGCCATTTTGGTGGGAGCAGGTATGACAATGCTTGTACAGTCAAGTTCAATTTTCACTTCAGCCTTGACACCTTTAGTTGGTCTTGGTATCGTTCCATTAAAGAAGGTTTATCCATTAACATTGGGTTCAAATATAGGTACAACCGCTACTAGTATCTTAGCTGCATTAGCATCGGTAGGGGACTTAAAGCTTTCACTTCGCATAGCGTTATGCcatttgttttttaacatttctgGTATACTGATTTGGTATCCTATACCCTTCATGCGAAAAGTTCCGATAAACCTGGCGAAAAAACTCGGTAATACGACTGCTCAATATCGTTGGTTTGCAATTGCCTATCTGATAATCGTATTTTTTATACTACCGACGACAACATTCGCCTTATCGTTAGCAGGATGGCGGATTTTTGTCGGAATAATGGTCCCCGTTGCCTGCCTTTTGGTGTTTATCATTATCGTAAATATCCTGcaagcaaagaaaaaacattttttaccaaaaatattcCAAAGTTGGGACTGGGCACCACTGGCATGCCGTTCTCTGGAGCCTTATGATAAACTTTTAACCCGAATAAGGAATTTATGTAAACGACAGCCAAGCGAGTTGGAGCCGAAAAAATTGACGGAAACATACAGCTGCGACGATATTGCGAAAAAAGAGTTAAAAGACATTTCCTAA